In Prosthecomicrobium sp. N25, one DNA window encodes the following:
- a CDS encoding multidrug effflux MFS transporter has protein sequence MFKPNTLALTALLGLLTSLGPMSTDMYLPSLPAIGRVLGADTPAVQLTLSIFLVGFATGQIFYGPVSDRLNRKTVLAAGLLLFIVGSALCAAAWSIETLIAARFIQAIGAAGPVVLARAVVRDLYEGNRAGQELSRMGTIMGIVPAVAPVIGAGLEVAFGWRATFMGAVLFGAAAFVLVMRRLPETLPRRLEDPLSIGNILRGYRGLLAERYFRLHAALVSATYGGLFAFISGSSFVLQEHYGVGTVAYGVAFGSCALAYMGGTVLGRRLVVRIGMRRAIAAGAGLLAAGGVTIALAQVVGPRHALEVVLPMMVYMVGLGVAFPLSQAAALMPYPDRAGSASSLIGFLQMSFGALVGIAVGAGVSRSPWALAGAVCVMGLAALAADRMIAGKGIR, from the coding sequence CCTGCTCGGGCTTCTCACGTCGCTCGGGCCGATGTCGACCGACATGTATCTGCCGTCGCTGCCGGCGATCGGGCGGGTGCTCGGGGCCGACACCCCGGCGGTGCAGCTCACCCTGTCGATCTTCCTCGTCGGCTTCGCGACCGGGCAGATCTTCTACGGCCCGGTCTCGGACCGACTGAACCGCAAGACGGTACTCGCCGCCGGGCTTCTCCTCTTCATCGTCGGCTCGGCGCTGTGCGCCGCGGCCTGGTCGATCGAGACACTGATCGCGGCGCGCTTCATCCAGGCGATCGGGGCCGCGGGGCCGGTGGTGCTCGCGCGCGCGGTGGTGCGCGACCTCTACGAGGGGAACCGGGCCGGGCAGGAGCTGTCCCGCATGGGCACGATCATGGGCATCGTGCCGGCCGTCGCCCCCGTGATCGGCGCGGGGCTCGAAGTCGCGTTCGGGTGGCGGGCGACCTTCATGGGGGCGGTCCTGTTCGGGGCGGCGGCCTTCGTGCTGGTGATGCGGCGACTTCCCGAGACCCTGCCGCGCCGGCTGGAGGACCCGCTCTCCATCGGCAACATCCTGCGCGGCTACCGGGGGCTGCTCGCCGAGCGATACTTCCGCCTCCACGCCGCGCTGGTGTCGGCCACCTACGGCGGCCTCTTCGCCTTCATCTCGGGCTCCTCTTTCGTGCTGCAGGAGCATTACGGCGTCGGCACCGTGGCGTACGGGGTCGCGTTCGGAAGTTGCGCGCTCGCCTATATGGGCGGCACGGTGCTCGGGCGGCGGCTCGTCGTGCGGATCGGCATGCGGCGGGCGATCGCGGCCGGGGCGGGGCTCCTCGCCGCCGGCGGGGTCACCATCGCGCTCGCCCAGGTGGTCGGGCCGCGGCACGCGCTCGAGGTGGTCCTGCCCATGATGGTCTACATGGTCGGCCTCGGCGTCGCCTTCCCGCTCTCGCAAGCGGCGGCGCTGATGCCCTATCCGGACCGGGCCGGCTCGGCCTCATCCCTCATCGGCTTCCTGCAGATGAGCTTCGGAGCCCTCGTCGGCATCGCGGTCGGCGCGGGCGTGTCCCGCTCGCCCTGGGCGCTCGCCGGGGCGGTCTGCGTGATGGGCCTCGCGGCGCTGGCGGCGGACCGGATGATCGCCGGCAAGGGGATCCGCTAG
- a CDS encoding ABC transporter substrate-binding protein: MPVPHRRRLRRAAVAAAALAAAVLTGAPAATAQTIGFAQVGSESEWRTTFSKDMVREAEKRRVTLILADARQSAERQVATVREFIAARVDAIVIAPVVVTGWDAVLAEAKAAGIPVFIADRAVESDPSLFVARIAANFNLEGKLAGAWLAQASRGRCTVLELQGTPGSAPALERKRGFESVLAQFPGMKIVASQTGNFTREGGKAVMEKMIAAGLTRNLCAVFAHNDDMMIGAIEAMRAQGLEPGRAPLTVSVDAVTEAFRAMALGHLNATVELKAEIGAYIFDVVLGYLAGRRDYPKWVLIPSDIHAGPNPSPRAGPDTADPASPKKASLTVP; the protein is encoded by the coding sequence ATGCCCGTCCCCCATAGACGCCGGCTGCGGCGGGCCGCGGTCGCTGCCGCCGCCCTGGCCGCCGCCGTCCTGACCGGCGCCCCGGCCGCCACCGCCCAGACGATCGGGTTCGCCCAGGTCGGGTCGGAGAGCGAGTGGCGTACCACCTTCTCGAAGGACATGGTCCGCGAGGCCGAGAAGCGCCGCGTCACGCTGATCCTGGCCGATGCCCGTCAGAGCGCCGAGCGCCAGGTGGCGACGGTGCGGGAGTTCATCGCCGCCAGGGTCGATGCCATCGTCATCGCGCCCGTGGTCGTCACCGGCTGGGACGCGGTACTGGCCGAGGCCAAGGCCGCCGGCATCCCGGTCTTCATCGCCGACCGGGCGGTGGAATCCGATCCGTCGCTCTTCGTGGCCCGCATCGCGGCCAACTTCAACCTGGAGGGCAAGCTCGCCGGCGCCTGGCTGGCGCAGGCGAGCCGCGGCCGCTGCACCGTGCTGGAACTGCAGGGCACTCCCGGCTCCGCCCCCGCGCTCGAGCGCAAGCGCGGCTTCGAATCCGTGCTCGCCCAGTTCCCCGGCATGAAGATCGTCGCCTCGCAGACCGGCAACTTCACCCGCGAGGGCGGCAAGGCCGTGATGGAGAAGATGATCGCCGCCGGCCTCACCCGCAATCTCTGCGCGGTCTTCGCCCACAACGACGACATGATGATCGGCGCCATCGAGGCGATGCGGGCGCAAGGCCTGGAGCCGGGCCGCGCACCCCTGACGGTCTCGGTGGACGCGGTCACCGAGGCGTTCCGCGCCATGGCGCTCGGCCACCTCAACGCCACGGTCGAGCTCAAGGCGGAGATCGGCGCCTACATCTTCGACGTCGTCCTCGGCTATCTCGCCGGCCGGCGCGACTATCCGAAGTGGGTCCTCATCCCGAGCGACATTCATGCCGGGCCCAACCCTTCCCCGCGCGCAGGACCGGACACGGCGGACCCGGCCAGCCCGAAGAAGGCATCCTTAACCGTCCCTTAA
- a CDS encoding putative bifunctional diguanylate cyclase/phosphodiesterase: protein MSRSQDTRRSEDRRRPVRGALAGDRRLAVTRIVTALAAFSAILIALSLPLAYAYAAYGRLAGELEIDARLHAGEAAVEASQNPDFWNALAGGPLVAGVQAIGPDAHLHKDLRLRCFDSEGRVLLEIGAAIPTPWPSVSASASFSNGLGRIEVTRSLQGTIEATAFVASGSFLLGLVVLVGLRLVPLRMLDEAVERAAYLAVHDVLTGLPNRSVLQDELEAALAEAARGTTSVAVLYVDLDHFKDVNDTFGHATGDDLLKTIAGRLRESVGYTDVLARLGGDEFAILLPAAASPDVVRDLCERLIGLVSRPVQVSAQMWVDTGLSIGVSVSEPGRPYSASDMLMNADVALYEAKGAGRGTYRIFDPGMHAEIAAERALKADLAVAIAERELQLSYQPLFDLATGALTGAEALLRWNRRGHGPVPPDRFIPLAEDLGLIRELGATVLLDACCEAARWPERIGIAVNVSPAQFRGESFVESVEAALAESGLTPQRLELELTEGLILRDTRETLATLDRLRRLGVRIAMDDFGTGYSSLGYLRRFRFDKVKIDRMFVSQIETDPTSIAIVRAVLDLCAGMRMRTNAEGIENAHQAELLRAWGCNEGQGYHLGRPGPGQRIRELALHEARGEIVDMKRRA, encoded by the coding sequence ATGTCGCGATCCCAGGATACTCGGCGGAGTGAGGATCGCAGGCGGCCCGTCCGGGGCGCGCTCGCGGGCGATCGGCGGCTCGCCGTCACCCGCATCGTCACGGCCCTTGCCGCCTTCTCGGCCATTCTGATCGCCCTGAGCCTTCCGCTCGCTTACGCCTACGCGGCCTACGGCCGGCTGGCCGGAGAACTGGAGATCGATGCCCGGCTTCACGCCGGCGAGGCCGCCGTCGAGGCGTCGCAGAATCCGGACTTCTGGAACGCCCTCGCGGGCGGGCCGCTGGTCGCCGGCGTCCAGGCCATCGGGCCGGATGCGCACCTCCACAAGGACCTTCGCCTGCGCTGCTTCGACAGCGAGGGTCGCGTGCTCCTCGAGATTGGGGCGGCGATCCCGACGCCGTGGCCATCCGTCTCTGCCTCGGCGTCCTTTTCGAACGGCCTCGGCCGGATCGAGGTCACGCGCTCGCTGCAGGGAACGATCGAGGCGACCGCCTTCGTCGCCTCGGGCTCGTTCCTTCTCGGCCTGGTGGTTCTCGTCGGCCTCCGCCTCGTGCCCCTCCGCATGCTGGACGAAGCCGTCGAGCGTGCGGCCTACCTGGCGGTGCATGACGTCCTGACCGGGCTGCCGAACCGATCTGTTCTGCAGGACGAGCTGGAGGCCGCGCTTGCCGAGGCCGCGCGGGGGACCACGTCCGTGGCGGTCCTCTACGTCGACCTCGATCACTTCAAGGACGTCAACGACACCTTCGGCCACGCGACGGGCGACGACCTCCTCAAGACGATCGCCGGGCGCCTGCGCGAATCGGTCGGGTACACCGACGTCCTCGCGCGGCTCGGCGGTGACGAGTTCGCCATCCTCCTGCCGGCGGCGGCGTCTCCGGACGTCGTCCGCGACCTCTGCGAGCGCCTGATCGGCCTGGTGAGCCGGCCCGTCCAGGTCAGCGCGCAGATGTGGGTGGACACGGGCCTGAGCATCGGGGTGAGCGTCAGCGAACCGGGGCGGCCGTACAGCGCGAGCGACATGCTCATGAACGCCGACGTGGCCCTCTATGAGGCCAAGGGAGCCGGGCGGGGCACGTACCGGATCTTCGACCCGGGCATGCATGCCGAGATCGCGGCCGAGCGCGCCCTCAAGGCCGACCTGGCGGTCGCCATCGCGGAACGGGAGCTCCAGCTGAGCTACCAGCCCCTGTTCGACCTGGCGACAGGCGCTCTGACCGGCGCCGAGGCCCTGTTGCGCTGGAACCGGCGCGGCCACGGCCCGGTGCCGCCCGACCGCTTCATCCCGCTCGCCGAGGATCTCGGCCTCATCCGCGAACTGGGCGCCACGGTGCTGTTGGACGCCTGCTGCGAGGCCGCCCGCTGGCCCGAGCGGATCGGGATCGCCGTCAACGTGTCCCCGGCCCAGTTCCGGGGCGAGAGCTTCGTCGAGAGCGTGGAGGCTGCGCTGGCGGAGTCGGGCCTCACGCCACAGCGCCTCGAACTGGAACTGACCGAGGGCCTCATCCTCCGCGACACGCGCGAAACCCTCGCCACGCTCGACCGCCTGCGCCGGCTCGGCGTCCGCATCGCCATGGACGACTTCGGGACCGGCTACTCGAGCCTCGGCTACCTGCGCCGATTCCGCTTCGACAAGGTCAAGATCGACCGGATGTTCGTCAGCCAGATCGAGACCGATCCGACATCGATCGCCATCGTCCGCGCGGTGCTCGATCTCTGCGCCGGGATGCGCATGCGCACGAACGCCGAGGGGATCGAGAACGCCCATCAGGCCGAGCTCCTTCGGGCCTGGGGCTGCAACGAGGGCCAGGGCTACCACCTCGGCCGTCCGGGCCCGGGCCAGCGGATCCGCGAGCTGGCGCTGCACGAGGCCAGAGGAGAAATCGTCGACATGAAGAGGAGAGCCTGA
- the polA gene encoding DNA polymerase I produces the protein MTDTASASALPKALRNGAEPCAVKAGDHVFLVDGSSYIFRAYHALPPLTRKSDGLPIGAVSGFCNMLWRLLREAEKTEVGVKPTHIAVVFDASAVTFRNALYDQYKAQRPEPPEDLRPQFGLIRQAVEAFNVASIEQLGYEADDLIATYTKQAVACGADVTIVASDKDLMQLVGDRVTMYDTMKEKRIGRAEVIEKFGVPPEKVIDVQSLAGDSVDNVPGVPGIGIKTAAQLIEEYGDLETLLARAGEIKQPKRREALVNNADKARISKTLVTLDGAVPLDHPIEDLAVAAVNGQKLIAFLKAMEFTTLTRRVAEATGCEPAGIAPAEVRIRFWPPGAPEAPAGESSPVPEAAPGETPAVPIALHAVTDVEPKPPGGPTPLGLAAERAAEGNRGQFDTSRYDCVLSLDGLKAWVARAREAGVVAVDTETNSLDAMRADLVGFSLAVAPGEACYVPLLHRAGGAGLFDDGLVAGQIPTGEAIAVIAPLMADRSVLKVAQNLKFDAMVLERHGAPVVGADDTMLISYVLDAGKNGHGMDECAERLLGHKTIAYKDVTGTGKNQVTFDLVPLDRATAYAAEDADVTLRLWRCLKPRLVAEGMTTVYETLERPLVDVLKRMEMRGISIDRQMLSRLSGDFAQGMARLEAEIHDLAGERFNLGSPKQLGDILFGKMGLPGAKKTPTGAWATGADVLEDLAGQGVELARKILDWRQISKLKSTYTDALPGFVNPETKRVHTCFALASTTTGRLSSSEPNLQNIPIRTEEGRKIRKAFVAAPGTQLVSADYSQIELRILAHIADIPALKRAFADGVDIHALTASEMFGVPVAGMDPMVRRRAKAINFGIIYGISAFGLANQLGIGREEAGAYIRKYFERFPGIRDYMEATKAACRRDGYVTTIFGRRAHYPEINAKNPSVRAFNERASINAPIQGSAADIIRRAMIRIEPALAKARLNAQMLLQVHDELIFEVPESEIDATLPVIRRVMEDAPHPAVTLGVPLQVDARAAQNWDEAH, from the coding sequence ATGACCGACACCGCCTCCGCCTCCGCCCTGCCCAAGGCCCTCCGGAACGGCGCCGAGCCTTGCGCCGTCAAGGCCGGCGACCATGTCTTCCTGGTCGACGGCTCCTCCTACATCTTCCGCGCCTACCACGCCTTGCCGCCGCTGACGCGCAAGTCCGACGGCTTGCCGATCGGCGCCGTCTCGGGCTTCTGCAACATGCTCTGGCGGCTCCTGCGGGAGGCGGAGAAGACCGAGGTCGGGGTGAAGCCGACCCACATCGCGGTGGTGTTCGACGCCTCGGCGGTGACATTCCGCAACGCCCTCTACGACCAGTACAAGGCGCAGCGGCCGGAGCCGCCGGAGGACCTGCGGCCGCAGTTCGGCCTGATCCGGCAGGCCGTGGAGGCCTTCAACGTCGCCTCCATCGAGCAGCTCGGCTACGAGGCCGACGACCTGATCGCGACCTACACGAAGCAGGCGGTCGCGTGCGGGGCGGACGTGACGATCGTGGCCTCCGACAAGGACCTGATGCAGCTCGTCGGCGACCGGGTCACCATGTACGACACCATGAAGGAGAAGCGGATCGGCCGCGCCGAGGTGATCGAGAAGTTCGGCGTGCCCCCCGAGAAGGTGATCGACGTGCAGTCGCTGGCGGGCGACTCGGTCGACAACGTGCCGGGCGTGCCGGGCATCGGCATCAAGACGGCGGCGCAGCTCATCGAGGAATACGGCGACCTGGAGACGCTGCTCGCCCGGGCGGGCGAGATCAAGCAGCCGAAACGGCGCGAGGCCCTCGTCAACAACGCCGACAAGGCCCGCATCTCCAAGACCCTCGTCACCCTCGACGGCGCCGTGCCGCTCGACCATCCGATCGAGGACCTGGCGGTCGCGGCCGTCAACGGGCAGAAGCTGATCGCCTTCCTGAAGGCGATGGAGTTCACCACGCTGACCCGCCGGGTGGCCGAGGCGACCGGCTGCGAGCCGGCCGGCATCGCGCCCGCCGAAGTGCGGATCCGCTTCTGGCCGCCGGGCGCGCCGGAGGCTCCCGCCGGCGAAAGCAGCCCCGTGCCCGAGGCGGCACCCGGAGAGACGCCGGCGGTGCCGATCGCGCTCCATGCGGTGACCGACGTGGAACCGAAGCCGCCGGGCGGGCCGACGCCGCTCGGCCTCGCGGCGGAGCGCGCGGCGGAGGGCAACAGGGGCCAGTTCGACACGTCGCGCTACGACTGCGTGCTGTCGCTGGACGGGCTGAAGGCCTGGGTCGCGCGGGCGCGCGAGGCGGGCGTCGTTGCGGTCGACACGGAGACGAACTCGCTCGACGCCATGCGGGCCGACCTCGTCGGCTTCTCGCTGGCGGTTGCGCCCGGGGAGGCCTGCTACGTGCCGCTCCTGCACCGGGCGGGCGGCGCCGGGCTCTTCGACGACGGCCTCGTGGCCGGCCAGATCCCGACCGGCGAGGCGATCGCCGTGATCGCGCCGCTGATGGCGGACCGGTCGGTGCTGAAGGTGGCGCAGAACCTGAAGTTCGACGCCATGGTGCTGGAGCGGCACGGCGCGCCGGTCGTCGGCGCCGACGACACGATGCTGATCTCCTACGTGCTCGACGCGGGCAAGAACGGGCACGGCATGGACGAGTGCGCCGAGCGGCTCCTCGGCCACAAGACGATCGCCTACAAGGACGTGACCGGGACCGGCAAGAACCAGGTCACCTTCGACCTCGTCCCCCTCGACCGGGCGACCGCCTATGCGGCCGAGGACGCGGACGTGACGCTGCGGCTCTGGCGCTGCCTGAAGCCGCGGCTCGTCGCCGAGGGCATGACGACCGTCTACGAGACGCTGGAGCGGCCGCTCGTCGACGTCCTGAAGCGGATGGAGATGCGCGGCATCTCGATCGACCGGCAGATGCTGTCGCGGCTCTCCGGCGACTTCGCGCAGGGCATGGCGCGGCTCGAGGCGGAGATCCACGACCTCGCCGGGGAGCGGTTCAACCTCGGCTCGCCGAAGCAGCTCGGCGACATCCTTTTCGGCAAGATGGGGCTGCCGGGGGCCAAGAAGACGCCGACCGGCGCCTGGGCGACGGGAGCGGACGTGCTCGAGGACCTGGCCGGCCAGGGGGTGGAGCTCGCCCGCAAGATCCTGGACTGGCGGCAGATCTCCAAGCTGAAGTCGACCTACACGGACGCGCTGCCGGGCTTCGTGAACCCGGAGACCAAGCGGGTGCACACCTGTTTCGCGCTCGCCTCGACGACGACCGGGCGGCTCTCCTCATCGGAGCCCAACCTGCAGAACATCCCGATCCGCACCGAGGAGGGGCGCAAGATCCGCAAGGCCTTCGTGGCCGCGCCGGGGACGCAGCTCGTCTCCGCCGACTACAGCCAGATCGAGCTCCGGATCCTCGCCCATATCGCCGACATCCCGGCCCTGAAGCGCGCCTTCGCGGACGGGGTCGACATCCACGCCCTGACGGCCTCCGAGATGTTCGGCGTGCCGGTCGCCGGCATGGACCCGATGGTGCGGCGGCGCGCCAAGGCGATCAACTTCGGCATCATCTACGGGATCTCGGCCTTCGGCCTCGCCAACCAGCTCGGCATCGGGCGCGAGGAGGCGGGAGCCTATATCCGCAAGTATTTCGAGCGCTTCCCCGGCATCCGCGACTACATGGAGGCCACCAAGGCGGCGTGCCGGCGCGACGGCTACGTGACGACCATCTTCGGCCGGCGGGCGCACTATCCGGAGATCAACGCCAAGAACCCGTCCGTGCGCGCCTTCAACGAGCGGGCCTCGATCAACGCCCCGATCCAGGGCTCCGCCGCCGACATCATCCGGCGCGCCATGATCCGCATCGAGCCCGCCCTCGCCAAGGCCCGCCTCAACGCGCAGATGCTGCTCCAGGTGCACGACGAACTCATCTTCGAGGTGCCGGAGAGTGAGATCGACGCGACCCTGCCGGTCATCCGGCGCGTGATGGAGGACGCCCCCCACCCGGCGGTGACGCTCGGCGTGCCATTGCAGGTGGATGCGAGGGCGGCTCAGAATTGGGACGAGGCACATTGA
- a CDS encoding transglycosylase domain-containing protein, translated as MGARRIERTSEPVFDDPPYEPDRLDLHLSPEDRPSSTRPGPARRRPPRDAGHGRQEPTLSAFDTDIVARREDGRPSRPRTPGRGRSSDGTGEAPPPRRGAGGGSGGSGRPGRRRRGFVGSLVYWGVVLGIWSLVAVGGVIAYYGSRLPPTTEWAVPKRPPNVRIVSLEGSLIGNRGDTGGEAVKLKDLPAYLPGAVMAIEDRRFYSHWGLDPWGLARAVVVNATSRGVAQGGSTLTQQLAKNLFLTPDRTFGRKVQEVILSLWLEKEYSKDEILEMYLNRVYMGAGAYGVDAAARRYFGKPAREVTVMEAAMLAGLLKAPSRYAPSRNPDLARARAETVLASMVAAGFLTQKEREAALKAPQTIFARPNTGSENYVADWVMDLLPAFVGSIDHDIVVETTIDPNLQLLAEAALQGGLAQYGDAKDVSQGALVSIDPSGAVRALVGGVDYEKSQYNRAVTARRQPGSSFKPFVYLAAVESGLGPDTVRVDEPVTFKGWSPKNYEKGYKGAMTLRDALAQSINTIAVKLAVEVGPRKVVSTAERLGITSPLQATAAIALGSYEVTPLEITGAYVPFSNGGFGVVPHVIRRITSDGKVLYERRGTGPGRVIDPGPLAAMNVMLAETLISGTAKKAQIGGWPAGGKTGTSQDFRDAWFIGYTGMLTTGVWLGNDDGSPTNKATGGSIAATVWQRYMVEAHRGKPVVEIPGTWRRPDPVATGTVQSAQPPSSAAYAQPLPGPIPPQALRPQPQPAPAGGVDGFLKRLFGG; from the coding sequence ATGGGCGCGAGGCGGATCGAACGGACGTCCGAACCTGTCTTCGACGATCCGCCCTACGAGCCGGACCGGCTCGACCTGCATCTGTCGCCCGAGGACCGGCCGTCGTCCACGAGGCCGGGCCCGGCCCGCCGGCGCCCGCCCCGGGACGCCGGCCATGGCCGCCAGGAGCCGACGCTCTCGGCCTTCGACACCGACATCGTCGCCCGCCGCGAGGACGGCCGGCCGTCGCGTCCCCGCACTCCGGGGCGCGGCCGCTCGTCGGACGGGACCGGCGAGGCGCCCCCGCCGCGCCGGGGCGCGGGCGGAGGCTCCGGCGGGAGCGGACGTCCGGGCCGCCGCCGACGCGGCTTTGTCGGCAGCCTCGTCTACTGGGGCGTCGTCCTCGGCATCTGGAGCCTCGTCGCGGTCGGCGGCGTGATCGCCTACTACGGCTCGCGGCTGCCGCCCACCACCGAATGGGCCGTGCCGAAGCGCCCGCCCAACGTCCGCATCGTCTCGCTCGAAGGCAGCCTGATCGGCAACCGCGGCGACACCGGCGGCGAGGCCGTGAAGCTCAAGGACCTGCCCGCCTACCTCCCCGGCGCCGTGATGGCGATCGAGGACCGGCGCTTCTATTCCCACTGGGGCCTCGACCCCTGGGGCCTTGCCCGCGCGGTCGTCGTCAACGCCACCTCGCGCGGCGTCGCCCAGGGCGGCTCCACCCTGACCCAGCAGCTCGCCAAGAACCTCTTCCTCACGCCCGACCGCACCTTCGGCCGCAAGGTCCAGGAGGTGATCCTGTCGCTCTGGCTCGAGAAGGAATACTCGAAGGACGAGATCCTCGAGATGTACCTGAACCGGGTCTACATGGGCGCCGGCGCCTACGGGGTCGACGCCGCGGCGCGCCGCTACTTCGGCAAGCCCGCCCGCGAGGTGACCGTCATGGAGGCCGCCATGCTGGCCGGGCTCCTGAAGGCCCCGTCCCGCTACGCCCCCTCGCGCAACCCGGACCTCGCCCGCGCCCGCGCCGAGACCGTGCTCGCCAGCATGGTGGCGGCCGGCTTCCTGACCCAGAAGGAGCGCGAGGCGGCCCTCAAGGCCCCGCAGACCATCTTCGCCCGCCCGAACACCGGCAGCGAGAACTATGTCGCCGACTGGGTCATGGACCTGCTGCCCGCCTTCGTCGGCTCGATCGACCACGACATCGTCGTGGAGACCACCATCGACCCCAACCTGCAGCTCCTCGCCGAGGCCGCCCTGCAGGGCGGGCTCGCCCAGTACGGAGACGCGAAGGACGTCAGCCAGGGCGCGCTCGTCTCCATCGACCCCTCCGGGGCCGTCCGCGCGCTCGTCGGCGGCGTCGACTACGAGAAGAGCCAGTACAACCGCGCCGTCACGGCCCGCCGCCAGCCCGGCTCCTCCTTCAAGCCCTTCGTGTACCTCGCCGCGGTGGAATCCGGCCTCGGACCCGACACCGTCCGGGTCGACGAGCCGGTCACCTTCAAGGGCTGGAGCCCGAAGAACTACGAGAAGGGCTACAAGGGGGCGATGACGCTGCGCGACGCGCTCGCCCAGTCGATCAACACGATCGCGGTCAAGCTCGCCGTCGAGGTCGGCCCCCGCAAGGTCGTGTCGACCGCCGAACGCCTGGGCATCACCTCGCCCCTGCAGGCCACCGCCGCCATCGCGCTCGGCTCCTACGAGGTGACGCCGCTCGAGATCACCGGCGCCTACGTGCCCTTCTCGAACGGCGGCTTCGGCGTCGTGCCCCACGTGATCCGCCGCATCACCTCCGACGGCAAGGTCCTGTACGAGCGCCGCGGCACCGGCCCCGGCCGCGTCATCGACCCCGGCCCGCTCGCCGCCATGAACGTCATGCTGGCCGAAACGCTGATCTCCGGGACGGCGAAAAAGGCCCAGATCGGCGGCTGGCCGGCCGGCGGCAAGACCGGCACCAGCCAGGATTTCCGGGACGCCTGGTTCATCGGCTACACCGGCATGCTGACGACCGGCGTCTGGCTCGGCAACGACGACGGCTCGCCGACCAACAAGGCGACCGGCGGCTCCATCGCGGCGACCGTCTGGCAGCGCTACATGGTCGAGGCCCATCGCGGCAAGCCGGTGGTCGAGATCCCCGGCACCTGGCGCCGGCCCGATCCGGTGGCGACCGGCACCGTCCAGTCCGCCCAGCCGCCGAGCTCCGCCGCCTATGCCCAGCCGCTCCCCGGCCCGATCCCGCCCCAGGCGCTCCGCCCGCAACCCCAGCCGGCCCCGGCCGGCGGCGTCGACGGCTTCCTGAAGCGCCTGTTCGGCGGGTGA